A single genomic interval of Streptomyces graminofaciens harbors:
- a CDS encoding glutamate synthase subunit beta has translation MADPKGFLNHGREVAKSRPVDVRLKDWNEVYVPGSLLPIISKQASRCMDCGIPFCHNGCPLGNLIPEWNDYAYREDWAAASERLHATNNFPEFTGRLCPAPCESACVLGINQPAVTIKNVEVSIIDKAWDSGDVAPQIPERLSGKTVAVIGSGPAGLAAAQQLTRAGHTVAVYERADRIGGLLRYGIPEFKMEKRHINRRIEQMRAEGTRFRTGIEIGRDLKATDLKKRYDAVVIAAGATTARDLPVPGRELAGIHQAMEYLPLANKVQEGDFVAPPITAEGKHVVVIGGGDTGADCVGTAHRQGAASVTQLEIMPRPSEDRNASQPWPTFPMLYKVTSAHEEGGERVYSVSTTHFEGDEDGNVQFLHLTEVEFIDGKLTPKPGTERKIPAQLVTLAMGFTGTDRENGLVEQFGLELDERGNIARDADFQTNVRGVFVAGDAGRGQSLIVWAIAEGRSAARGCDRFLTGASELPAPIRPTDRSLMV, from the coding sequence ATGGCTGACCCGAAGGGCTTTTTGAACCACGGCCGCGAGGTCGCCAAGTCCCGCCCCGTCGACGTACGCCTGAAGGACTGGAACGAGGTCTACGTCCCCGGCTCCCTGCTGCCGATCATCAGCAAGCAGGCGTCGCGCTGCATGGACTGCGGCATCCCGTTCTGTCACAACGGCTGTCCGCTCGGGAACCTGATCCCCGAGTGGAACGACTACGCCTACCGCGAGGACTGGGCGGCGGCGTCGGAGCGGCTGCACGCGACGAACAACTTCCCGGAGTTCACGGGCCGCCTGTGCCCCGCTCCGTGCGAGTCGGCGTGTGTGCTCGGCATCAACCAGCCGGCTGTCACCATCAAGAACGTCGAGGTCTCGATCATCGACAAGGCGTGGGACAGCGGCGATGTCGCGCCGCAGATCCCGGAGCGCCTGTCCGGCAAGACCGTCGCGGTCATCGGCTCGGGCCCGGCGGGCCTGGCCGCCGCCCAGCAGCTGACGCGGGCCGGCCACACGGTCGCGGTGTACGAGCGCGCGGACCGCATCGGCGGTCTGCTCCGCTACGGCATCCCCGAGTTCAAGATGGAGAAGCGGCACATCAACCGCCGTATCGAGCAGATGCGCGCGGAGGGCACCCGCTTCCGTACAGGCATCGAGATCGGCCGCGACCTCAAGGCCACGGACCTGAAGAAGCGGTACGACGCCGTCGTCATCGCCGCGGGCGCCACCACCGCCCGTGACCTGCCGGTCCCCGGCCGCGAGCTGGCCGGTATCCACCAGGCCATGGAGTACCTGCCCCTGGCCAACAAGGTCCAGGAGGGCGACTTCGTGGCGCCCCCCATCACGGCCGAGGGCAAGCACGTCGTCGTCATCGGCGGCGGTGACACGGGCGCTGACTGCGTGGGCACGGCCCACCGCCAGGGCGCGGCCTCCGTGACGCAGCTGGAGATCATGCCCCGCCCGAGCGAGGACCGGAACGCCTCGCAGCCGTGGCCGACCTTCCCGATGCTGTACAAGGTCACGTCGGCGCACGAGGAGGGCGGCGAGCGGGTCTACTCCGTCTCGACGACCCACTTCGAGGGTGACGAGGACGGCAACGTCCAGTTCCTGCACCTCACCGAGGTCGAGTTCATCGACGGCAAGCTGACGCCGAAGCCGGGCACGGAGCGCAAGATCCCCGCCCAGCTGGTCACGCTGGCGATGGGCTTCACGGGCACCGACCGTGAGAACGGTCTGGTCGAGCAGTTCGGCCTGGAGCTGGACGAGCGCGGCAACATCGCCCGTGACGCCGACTTCCAGACCAATGTGCGGGGTGTGTTCGTGGCGGGCGATGCCGGCCGCGGCCAGTCGCTCATCGTCTGGGCGATCGCGGAGGGCCGCTCGGCCGCCCGCGGCTGCGACCGCTTCCTGACCGGCGCGAGCGAGCTGCCGGCGCCGATCCGTCCGACGGACCGTTCGCTGATGGTCTGA
- a CDS encoding acyl-CoA dehydrogenase family protein, whose protein sequence is MRFLLDTEQRAFTESLDALLRAADTPSVVRDWGRGEHAAGRALWSRIARAGVFALAVPEAYEGVGPLPVELAAAFVELGRHAVPGPLAETVAAAVLLAGLDDPGPAKRLLPALVSGEAMATLAGPGSYALDGDAATTLLSYDGGELRLAPGHGPIRPSLDPARRLTPLAAGGERLATDPPLATALTWARLAVAAQALGVGLALLDRTVAYVKQRTQFGVPVGSFQAVKHRLADAKVALEFARPLVLGAALTLAPADVAAAKVTACEAAYGTARTALQLHGAIGYTAEYDLSLWLTKARALRTAWGSPGECRAEVVSGGPRRR, encoded by the coding sequence ATGCGTTTCCTCCTGGACACCGAACAGCGGGCGTTCACCGAGTCGCTGGACGCGCTGCTGAGGGCCGCCGACACACCGTCGGTCGTACGGGACTGGGGGCGGGGCGAGCATGCGGCCGGGCGTGCGCTGTGGTCCCGTATCGCGCGGGCCGGGGTGTTCGCGCTCGCCGTTCCGGAGGCGTACGAAGGGGTGGGCCCCCTGCCCGTCGAACTCGCCGCAGCCTTTGTGGAGCTGGGCAGACACGCCGTGCCGGGCCCGCTGGCGGAGACGGTCGCGGCGGCGGTGCTCCTCGCGGGACTGGACGACCCGGGCCCTGCGAAGCGCCTGCTGCCGGCGCTGGTGTCCGGGGAGGCCATGGCCACGCTCGCGGGCCCGGGGTCGTACGCGTTGGACGGGGACGCGGCGACGACCCTGCTGTCGTACGACGGGGGCGAGCTGCGGCTGGCCCCCGGCCACGGCCCGATCCGCCCCTCCCTGGACCCGGCCCGCCGCCTGACCCCCCTCGCAGCCGGGGGTGAACGCCTCGCCACGGACCCGCCCCTCGCCACCGCCCTCACCTGGGCGCGGCTCGCGGTCGCCGCCCAGGCTCTGGGTGTCGGCCTGGCCCTCCTCGACCGCACGGTGGCGTACGTCAAGCAGCGCACCCAGTTCGGGGTGCCCGTAGGCTCGTTCCAGGCGGTGAAGCACCGCCTGGCCGACGCCAAGGTGGCGCTGGAGTTCGCGCGTCCGCTGGTGCTCGGGGCTGCGCTCACCCTGGCCCCGGCCGACGTGGCCGCCGCGAAGGTCACGGCCTGCGAGGCGGCGTACGGGACGGCCCGCACGGCGCTGCAACTGCACGGCGCGATCGGCTACACGGCGGAGTACGACCTGTCGCTGTGGCTGACCAAGGCGCGGGCCCTGCGGACGGCGTGGGGCAGCCCGGGCGAGTGCCGGGCCGAGGTCGTCAGTGGCGGCCCCCGCCGTCGGTGA
- the gltB gene encoding glutamate synthase large subunit, with product MRTPRQPSQHSANGQKWSFMDARPAAQGMYDPRNERDACGVGFVATLTGEASHALVEQALTVLRNLEHRGATGSEPDSGDGAGILSQVPDAFFREVAGFELPEAGSYAVGIAFLPEQGVDDAAARIEAIAAEEGLTVLGWREVPVAPELLGATARSTMPSFRQVFVTDGTSKDIDLDRKSFVLRKRAEREVDVYFPSLSARTIVYKGMLTTGQLEPFFPDLSDRRFASAIALVHSRFSTNTFPSWPLAHPYRFVAHNGEINTVKGNRNWMVARESQLVSDLFGPADKLERIFPICTPEASDSASFDEVLELLHLGGRSLPHSVLMMIPEAWENHDSMDPTRRAFYQFHSTMMEPWDGPACVTFTDGKQVGAVLDRNGLRPGRYWVTDDGLVVLGSEVGVLDIEPSKVVRKGRLQPGRMFLVDTVEHRIIEDDEIKAQLAAENPYAEWLEAGEIELSDLPEREHIVHTHASVTRRQQTFGYTEEELRVLLAPMAKAGAEPIGSMGTDSPIAALSSRPRLLFDYFTQLFAQVTNPPLDAIREELVTSLRSSLGPQGNLLEPTAASCRSVTLPFPVIDNDELAKLIHINADGDMPGMKAATLSGLYRVSGGGEALAARIEEICAEADAAIDNGARLIVLSDRHSDAEHAPIPSLLLTAAVHHHLIRTKQRTHVGLVVEAGDVREVHHVALLIGFGAAAVNPYLAMESVEDLVRAGTFLSDIEPEQAIRNLIYALGKGVLKVMSKMGISTVASYRGAQVFEAVGLADEFVEKYFNGTATKIGGVGIDVVAKEVAARHAKAYPASGIAPAHRALDIGGEYQWRREGEPHLFDPETVFRLQHSTRSARYDIFKKYTERVNEQSERLMTLRGLFGFKSDRPSISIDEVESVSEIVKRFSTGAMSYGSISREAHETLAIAMNQLGGKSNTGEGGEDPERLYDPARRSSIKQVASGRFGVTSEYLVNADDIQIKMAQGAKPGEGGQLPGHKVYPWVAKTRHSTPGVGLISPPPHHDIYSIEDLAQLIHDLKNANPQARIHVKLVSEVGVGTVAAGVSKAHADVVLISGHDGGTGASPLTSLKHAGGPWELGLAETQQTLLLNGLRDRIVVQTDGQLKTGRDVVIAALLGAEEFGFATAPLVVSGCVMMRVCHLDTCPVGIATQNPTLRDRFAGKAEYVVNFFRFIAEEVREILAELGFRTIEEAVGHAEMLDVTRAVSHWKAQGLDLAPLFHVPELAEGAVRHQVIEQDHGLEKALDNELIKLAADALAASDATDAQPVRAQVKVRNINRTVGTMLGHEVTKKFGGAGLPDDTIDITFTGSAGQSFGAFLPRGVTLRLEGDANDYVGKGLSGGRVVVRPDRGADHLAEYSTIAGNTIAYGATGGELFLRGRTGERFCVRNSGALVVSEGVGDHGCEYMTGGHAVVLGETGRNFAAGMSGGIAYVIDLNRDNVNVGNVGAVEALSDDDKQWLHDVVRRHAEETGSTVAEKLLAEWPVAVERFSKIIPSTYKAVLAAKAAAEQAGLSETEITEKMMEAAING from the coding sequence ATGCGTACGCCGCGCCAGCCGTCCCAGCACTCCGCGAATGGCCAGAAGTGGTCCTTCATGGATGCTCGCCCTGCTGCGCAGGGTATGTACGACCCCCGCAACGAGCGCGACGCCTGTGGCGTCGGCTTCGTGGCCACCCTCACCGGCGAGGCGAGCCATGCGCTGGTCGAGCAGGCGCTCACGGTTCTGCGCAACCTGGAGCACCGCGGCGCCACCGGTTCCGAGCCCGACTCCGGTGACGGCGCCGGCATCCTCTCGCAGGTCCCCGACGCCTTCTTCCGCGAGGTGGCCGGATTCGAACTGCCCGAGGCCGGCTCGTACGCCGTCGGCATCGCCTTCCTGCCCGAGCAGGGCGTCGACGACGCGGCCGCGCGCATCGAGGCCATCGCCGCCGAGGAGGGCCTGACCGTCCTCGGCTGGCGCGAGGTGCCCGTCGCCCCCGAGCTCCTCGGGGCCACGGCCCGCTCGACGATGCCCTCCTTCCGCCAGGTCTTCGTCACCGACGGCACCTCGAAGGACATCGACCTCGACCGCAAGAGCTTCGTGCTGCGCAAGCGCGCCGAGCGTGAGGTCGACGTCTACTTCCCCTCGCTGTCCGCGCGGACGATCGTCTACAAGGGCATGCTGACCACCGGCCAGCTGGAGCCCTTCTTCCCGGACCTGTCCGACCGCCGCTTCGCCTCCGCGATCGCGCTCGTGCACTCCCGGTTCTCCACGAACACCTTCCCGAGCTGGCCGCTCGCCCACCCGTACCGCTTCGTCGCGCACAACGGCGAGATCAACACGGTCAAGGGCAACCGCAACTGGATGGTGGCCCGCGAGTCCCAGCTGGTCTCCGACCTGTTCGGCCCGGCGGACAAGCTGGAGCGGATCTTCCCGATCTGTACGCCGGAGGCCTCCGACTCGGCGTCCTTCGACGAGGTCCTGGAACTGCTCCACCTCGGCGGCCGCTCCCTGCCGCACTCCGTGCTGATGATGATCCCCGAGGCGTGGGAGAACCACGACTCGATGGACCCGACGCGGCGCGCCTTCTACCAGTTCCACTCCACGATGATGGAGCCCTGGGACGGCCCGGCCTGTGTCACCTTCACCGACGGCAAGCAGGTCGGCGCGGTCCTCGACCGCAACGGCCTGCGCCCCGGCCGCTACTGGGTCACCGACGACGGCCTCGTCGTCCTCGGCTCCGAGGTCGGCGTTCTCGACATCGAGCCCTCCAAGGTCGTCCGCAAGGGCCGCCTGCAGCCCGGCAGGATGTTCCTCGTCGACACCGTCGAGCACCGCATCATCGAGGACGACGAGATCAAGGCCCAGCTCGCCGCGGAGAACCCGTACGCGGAGTGGCTGGAGGCCGGCGAGATCGAGCTCTCCGACCTGCCCGAGCGTGAGCACATCGTGCACACCCACGCCTCGGTCACCCGCCGCCAGCAGACCTTCGGCTACACCGAGGAGGAGCTGCGCGTCCTCCTCGCGCCGATGGCCAAGGCCGGCGCCGAGCCCATCGGTTCCATGGGCACGGACTCGCCGATCGCCGCGCTGTCCTCCCGCCCGCGCCTGCTGTTCGACTACTTCACCCAGCTGTTCGCGCAGGTCACCAACCCGCCGCTGGACGCGATCCGCGAAGAGCTGGTCACCTCGCTGCGCTCCTCGCTGGGCCCGCAGGGCAACCTCCTGGAGCCGACCGCCGCGTCGTGCCGCAGCGTCACCCTGCCCTTCCCGGTGATCGACAACGACGAGCTGGCCAAGCTCATCCACATCAACGCCGACGGCGACATGCCCGGTATGAAGGCCGCCACGCTGTCCGGCCTGTACCGGGTGAGCGGTGGCGGCGAGGCACTGGCCGCCCGTATCGAGGAGATCTGCGCCGAGGCCGACGCAGCCATCGACAACGGCGCCCGGCTGATCGTCCTCTCCGACCGCCACTCGGACGCCGAGCACGCGCCGATCCCGTCGCTGCTGCTCACCGCAGCCGTCCACCACCACCTCATCCGCACCAAGCAGCGCACCCACGTGGGCCTGGTGGTCGAGGCCGGTGACGTCCGCGAGGTCCACCACGTCGCCCTGCTCATCGGCTTCGGCGCCGCGGCCGTCAACCCGTACCTGGCGATGGAGTCCGTCGAGGACCTCGTCCGCGCCGGAACGTTCCTCTCCGACATCGAGCCCGAGCAGGCCATCCGCAACCTGATCTACGCCCTCGGCAAGGGCGTCCTGAAGGTCATGTCCAAGATGGGCATCTCCACGGTCGCCTCCTACCGCGGCGCCCAGGTCTTCGAGGCCGTCGGCCTCGCGGACGAGTTCGTCGAGAAGTACTTCAACGGCACGGCAACCAAGATCGGTGGCGTCGGCATCGACGTTGTTGCCAAGGAGGTCGCCGCCCGCCACGCCAAGGCGTACCCGGCCAGCGGCATCGCGCCCGCCCACCGGGCCCTGGACATAGGCGGCGAGTACCAGTGGCGCCGCGAGGGCGAGCCCCACCTGTTCGACCCGGAGACGGTCTTCCGCCTCCAGCACTCGACGCGCTCGGCCCGCTACGACATCTTCAAGAAGTACACCGAGCGCGTGAACGAGCAGTCCGAGCGGCTGATGACGCTGCGTGGTCTGTTCGGCTTCAAGTCCGACCGTCCCTCGATCTCCATCGACGAGGTCGAGTCGGTCTCCGAGATCGTCAAGCGCTTCTCGACCGGCGCCATGTCGTACGGCTCGATCTCCCGCGAGGCGCACGAGACGCTCGCCATCGCCATGAACCAGCTGGGCGGCAAGTCCAACACCGGTGAGGGCGGCGAGGACCCGGAGCGTCTGTACGACCCCGCGCGTCGCTCCTCGATCAAGCAGGTCGCCTCCGGCCGCTTCGGTGTGACCTCCGAGTACCTGGTCAACGCGGACGACATCCAGATCAAGATGGCCCAGGGCGCCAAGCCCGGTGAGGGCGGTCAGCTGCCCGGCCACAAGGTGTACCCGTGGGTCGCCAAGACGCGTCACTCGACGCCGGGCGTGGGCCTCATCTCCCCGCCGCCGCACCACGACATCTACTCCATCGAGGACCTGGCCCAGCTGATCCACGACCTGAAGAACGCGAACCCGCAGGCGCGGATTCACGTCAAGCTGGTCTCCGAGGTCGGCGTCGGTACGGTCGCCGCGGGTGTGTCCAAGGCACACGCGGACGTCGTGCTCATCTCCGGCCACGACGGTGGTACGGGCGCCTCGCCGCTGACGTCGCTGAAGCACGCGGGCGGTCCCTGGGAGCTCGGTCTCGCCGAGACCCAGCAGACGCTGCTGCTGAACGGCCTGCGCGACCGCATCGTCGTCCAGACCGACGGCCAGCTGAAGACCGGCCGTGACGTCGTCATCGCCGCGCTGCTCGGCGCCGAGGAGTTCGGTTTCGCGACCGCGCCGCTCGTCGTCTCCGGCTGCGTCATGATGCGCGTCTGCCACCTGGACACCTGCCCGGTCGGTATCGCCACGCAGAACCCGACGCTCCGCGACCGGTTCGCCGGCAAGGCCGAGTACGTCGTGAACTTCTTCCGCTTCATCGCCGAAGAGGTCCGCGAGATCCTCGCCGAGCTGGGCTTCCGCACCATCGAGGAGGCCGTCGGCCACGCCGAGATGCTCGACGTGACCCGCGCGGTCAGCCACTGGAAGGCGCAGGGCCTCGACCTGGCCCCCCTGTTCCACGTGCCCGAGCTGGCCGAAGGCGCGGTGCGCCACCAGGTCATCGAGCAGGACCACGGTCTGGAGAAGGCGCTCGACAACGAGCTGATCAAGCTCGCCGCCGACGCGCTCGCCGCCTCGGACGCCACCGACGCCCAGCCGGTGCGCGCCCAGGTCAAGGTCCGCAACATCAACCGCACGGTCGGCACGATGCTCGGCCACGAGGTGACGAAGAAGTTCGGCGGGGCGGGTCTGCCCGACGACACCATCGACATCACCTTCACCGGCTCGGCGGGCCAGTCCTTCGGCGCCTTCCTCCCGCGCGGCGTCACGCTGCGCCTGGAGGGCGACGCCAACGACTACGTCGGCAAGGGCCTCTCCGGCGGCCGCGTCGTCGTCCGCCCCGACCGTGGCGCCGACCACCTCGCCGAGTACTCGACGATCGCGGGCAACACCATCGCCTACGGCGCGACCGGCGGCGAGCTCTTCCTCCGCGGTCGTACGGGTGAGCGGTTCTGTGTCCGCAACTCCGGCGCCCTGGTGGTGTCCGAGGGCGTGGGCGACCACGGCTGCGAGTACATGACCGGCGGCCACGCGGTCGTCCTCGGCGAGACGGGTCGCAACTTCGCGGCCGGTATGTCCGGCGGCATCGCGTACGTCATCGACCTGAACCGCGACAACGTCAACGTCGGCAACGTGGGCGCCGTCGAGGCCCTGTCCGACGACGACAAGCAGTGGCTGCACGACGTGGTGCGCCGCCACGCCGAGGAGACCGGCTCGACGGTCGCCGAGAAGCTGCTCGCCGAGTGGCCCGTGGCCGTGGAGCGCTTCAGCAAGATCATCCCCAGCACGTACAAGGCAGTGCTCGCCGCCAAGGCCGCCGCCGAGCAGGCCGGTCTCTCCGAGACCGAGATCACCGAGAAGATGATGGAGGCGGCGATCAATGGCTGA
- a CDS encoding rhomboid family intramembrane serine protease, whose protein sequence is MEPESPGTPESAVTSCYRHPKVESYVRCTRCDRFICPDCMHAASVGHQCPECVKEGVRSVRQARTAFGGRISTVPLVTYVLIGLNVLAYLGELVRPEIVDRFSMLGQGLVGPDGGRYLWQDSYPADFSAEGVAHGEWERLLTGAFLHLPPVGGGFGILHIVMNMLTLWNVGRIVESQLGRARYLALYLLSALGGSVLVLLLAPDTTTVGASGAIFGISTAYYVLARRLGADPRAVNRFMAGLLLWLVISAAVTSWQGHLGGLLTGGLVALAFAYAPRDRWRALVQAGVCVLVLGLLVVLVVGKVSALTG, encoded by the coding sequence GTGGAACCCGAGTCCCCCGGAACCCCCGAGTCCGCCGTCACGTCCTGCTACCGCCACCCGAAGGTGGAGTCGTACGTCCGCTGCACCCGCTGTGACCGGTTCATCTGCCCGGACTGCATGCACGCGGCGTCCGTGGGCCACCAGTGCCCCGAGTGCGTGAAGGAGGGCGTGCGGAGCGTACGGCAGGCCCGTACGGCCTTCGGTGGCCGGATCTCGACGGTGCCGCTGGTCACGTACGTCCTGATCGGTCTCAACGTCCTCGCCTACCTGGGCGAGTTGGTGCGCCCGGAGATCGTGGACCGGTTCTCGATGCTCGGTCAGGGCCTGGTCGGCCCGGACGGCGGCCGCTATCTGTGGCAGGACTCGTACCCGGCCGACTTCAGCGCGGAGGGGGTGGCCCACGGCGAATGGGAGCGGCTCCTCACCGGTGCGTTCCTCCATCTCCCGCCCGTCGGCGGCGGTTTCGGCATCCTCCACATCGTGATGAACATGCTGACGCTGTGGAACGTCGGCAGGATCGTGGAATCCCAGCTGGGCCGCGCCCGCTACCTGGCCCTCTATCTGCTGTCGGCCCTGGGCGGCTCGGTCCTCGTCCTGCTGCTCGCCCCCGACACGACCACGGTCGGCGCCTCCGGCGCGATCTTCGGCATCAGCACCGCGTACTACGTCCTGGCCCGCCGCCTGGGCGCCGACCCCCGCGCGGTCAACCGCTTCATGGCGGGGCTGCTGCTGTGGCTGGTCATCTCGGCGGCGGTCACGTCCTGGCAGGGCCACCTGGGCGGCCTGCTGACGGGCGGGCTGGTGGCACTGGCCTTCGCGTACGCGCCCAGGGACCGGTGGAGGGCGCTGGTGCAGGCGGGGGTCTGTGTGCTGGTGCTGGGGTTGTTGGTGGTGTTGGTGGTGGGCAAGGTTTCGGCGTTGACGGGCTGA